In Elaeis guineensis isolate ETL-2024a chromosome 1, EG11, whole genome shotgun sequence, a genomic segment contains:
- the LOC140853690 gene encoding mitochondrial carnitine/acylcarnitine carrier-like protein yields MAEVAKDLTAGTIGGAAQLIVGHPFDTIKVKLQSQPAPLPGQLPKYSGAMDAVKQTIASEGPKGLYKGMGAPLATVAAFNALLFTVRGRMEALLRSEPGAPLTVNQQVVCGAGAGVAVSFLACPTELIKCRLQAQSALAESAASSGAVKYGGPMDVAKHVLKSEGGLIGLYKGLVPTLAREVPGNAAMFGVYEALKQYFAGGKDTSGLGRGSLIVAGGLAGASFWLSVYPTDVIKSVIQVDDYKNPKFSGSIDAFRKILASEGIKGLYRGFGPAMARSVPANAACFLAYEVTRSSLG; encoded by the exons ATGGCAGAAGTCGCCAAGGACTTGACTGCTGGAACCATCGGAGGTGCAGCACAGCTGATTGTTGGGCATCCCTTTGATACCATTAAAGTTAAACTTCAGAGCCAGCCTGCCCCACTTCCTGGTCAACTCCCAAAATATTCTGGCGCCATGGATGCAGTTAAGCAAACAATTGCCAGTGAAGGCCCAAAGGGCTTATACAAAGGGATGGGCGCTCCACTTGCCACTGTTGCAGCCTTCAATGCTCTTCTATTTACTGTAAGGGGACGAATGGAGGCATTGTTAAGGTCCGAACCTGGTGCCCCACTCACAGTAAACCAGCAGGTAGTATGTGGTGCTGGTGCTGGAGTTGCGGTTTCATTTCTAGCATGCCCAACAGAACTGATCAAGTGCAG GCTACAAGCCCAAAGTGCCTTAGCAGAGTCTGCTGCCTCTTCTGGTGCAGTAAAATATGGAGGTCCTATGGATGTGGCAAAGCATGTTCTCAAATCAGAAGGTGGCCTCATAGGCCTTTACAAAGGTCTTGTTCCAACATTGGCACGGGAAGTCCCTGGAAATGCTGCAATGTTTGGGGTCTACGAAGCCCTCAAGCAGTACTTTGCTGGAGGAAAAGACACTTCAGGTCTTGGAAGAGGTTCCCTGATTGTTGCTGGGGGTTTAGCTGGAGCATCCTTCTGGTTGTCGGTCTATCCAACCGATGTTATAAAAAGTGTGATTCAGGTTGATGACTATAAGAATCCCAAGTTCTCTGGCTCCATCGATGCATTTAGGAAGATATTGGCTTCAGAAGGGATCAAGGGCCTCTACAGGGGTTTCGGACCAGCCATGGCTCGCAGTGTTCCGGCCAATGCAGCCTGCTTCTTGGCTTATGAGGTGACTAGGTCGAGTTTAGGATAA